In Xyrauchen texanus isolate HMW12.3.18 chromosome 27, RBS_HiC_50CHRs, whole genome shotgun sequence, one genomic interval encodes:
- the si:ch211-150o23.3 gene encoding uncharacterized protein si:ch211-150o23.3: MSRILLVLVMLGCNVAVEDAHAFDEPITRLGNDRPGEHCSGRVEVRHGHQWGTVCQQGWDLEDAAVVCRELDCGFVLDIPNGARFGRASREVLWRNVKCSGDEFALDLCERTLNDGVCAHNENAAVECTGKLPAPTLSIQSRFYAYSTGETVHFKCTAPYLQSVIDFHLYKRGVDTPLVTQRADPRQMTGDLKLSDLEISHQGSYCCLYRIYNKLGNSPSGNSPHSNFINITVLEIHTPQIWYNSSPEARPGWVIRGYSFNVTCSTQHLYPGGSFQLRLIRPNGTIRHSLPALAPFVTFTFSNAQFNNEGYYCCLYKVQTGDRTFISRESQPLPISIREVDPVMSPVVISLLVSGLTFVVATCAILIVAKVFCKRVRKPTELERESRTCVDNTYIALTIK, from the exons ATGTCGAGGATTCTTCTGGTCCTGGTTATGCTTG GATGCAATGTTGCTGTTGAAGATGCTCATGCATTTG ATGAACCGATCACCAGACTTGGGAATGACAGACCGGGGGAGCATTGCTCAGGGAGAGTGGAGGTGCGTCACGGGCATCAGTGGGGCACTGTGTGCCAGCAGGGTTGGGATCTGGAGGATGCCGCTGTGGTTTGTAGAGAGCTTGACTGTGGGTTTGTTTTGGACATTCCGAATGGGGCTCGTTTCGGACGGGCCAGCAGAGAGGTGTTGTGGAGGAATGTAAAATGCTCGGGCGATGAGTTTGCCCTGGACCTGTGTGAACGCACCCTCAATGATGGGGTGTGTGCACACAATGAGAATGCGGCAGTGGAGTGCACAG gTAAACTTCCAGCACCAACCTTGTCTATTCAGTCGCGCTTCTATGCCTATTCAACTGGCGAGACTGTTCACTTTAAATGCACTGCCCCATACTTGCAGTCTGTCATTGACTTCCATCTGTACAAAAGAGGAGTGGACACTCCACTGGTGACCCAGCGAGCTGATCCCAGGCAGATGACGGGGGATCTGAAACTGTCAGACTTGGAAATCTCTCATCAGGGCAGCTACTGCTGTCTGTACAGAATTTACAACAAACTGGGAAACTCTCCCTCAGGAAATTCTCCACACAGCAACTTCATTAACATCACAGTCT TGGAGATTCACACTCCTCAAATCTGGTACAACTCGTCACCTGAAGCCCGTCCAGGTTGGGTAATCCGTGGCTACAGTTTCAACGTCACTTGCTCCACTCAGCATTTGTATCCTGGAGGCTCCTTCCAGCTGCGGCTCATAAGACCCAATGGTACCATCCGGCATTCTCTGCCAGCCCTTGCTCCCTTCGTCACCTTCACCTTCTCCAATGCCCAGTTCAATAATGAGGGCTACTACTGCTGTCTGTACAAGGTCCAGACTGGAGACCGGACGTTTATCTCGAGAGAGAGTCAGCCTTTACCCATCTCCATCCGAG AAGTGGATCCGGTAATGAGTCCAGTGGTAATCAGTTTGCTGGTGTCCGGTCTGACGTTTGTGGTGGCAACATGTGCCATTCTGATTGTTGCCAAAGTGTTCTGCAAAAGAGTGAGGAAACCCACTGAACTGGAACGAGAGAGCAGGACCT gTGTTGACAACACTTACATTGCCTTGACAATCAAGTAA